The genomic interval ATGGACCACCTCGGTGACCGGTGCGCCGAGACGCCGCAGCGCCGAGGTCACCGAGTCGACCAGCAGCGGCATATCGTCGTTGACGATCTGGATCGCGGGGCCGAAACCGTCGCCGCTGCGATAGACGCGCGCGAGGATGCGACCCGGCGGGCGCAGTGCCGCGAGTTCGAGGTGCTGGCGGTAGATCTGCTGGGCCCGGTCGCTGATCGCCGGTGTGGCGGCGCCGGGCTGGATCCAGCGGAAGTAGATCGCCTCCAGATCGGTCGGATTGTCACGGAAACGCTTCCACGAGACCGTCTGCTGGGTGGTCGCCACCATTCCTGTGCCTTCCCTGACTGCGAATTCCCGCCGACCCGATCTGTCTACCAAAGATTGGTACATTACTTAGCGGTACGTTATAAATTGTAACATTATTTTGTGGGAAGGTTGTCCCCACCAGCAGGAACAGCGCGCCGGACACGGCGCGGGCGATCAGCGGAGCAGACCGGACCGCTGCAGGAAGGTGCGCGCACCCGACCGGTCGGTGAACGCGCCCGTCTCGAGCCGCAGCCCGCTGCGGCTGTCGGCGTACATCACCGTGGACGACGGGCCCACCGCCGCGAACACGGTGCCGTCGGCCACGGTCGTCGCCCCGGCGGCGCGCCAGCGCGCGATGGTGTCCGCCACCCGATTCGGCTGCTCCCGCTGCACCGACACGGTCAGCGCCCGGCCGCCGGTGATGCCGCCGGAGAGCAATGCGGAATTCGCCTCGACGACACAGGATTCCGAGGCGCCAGAAGGATCGGCGGAGCGGCACTTCGCCGCCCCGCGCAACGGTTCCGGCAGCGCCTCGGCCGAGGAGGACCCGCCCCCGAGGACGCCGTCGGCCCCGCCGAGCCCGCCGACCGACGACAGGTCCGGCGCGCTGCCGCTACACGACCGCATCACCACGATGGCGAGAATGACCATCGCCACCAGAATCGCGACCGCCGTCCGCCACGACATCGACGCCAGCCGCTCGGTGATGATCTTCGCCGCGTCCGACGCCACCTCCTTGCCGGCGCCCTCGGCGGTCTTCGCCACGTCCGCGGCAGCGTGCTCGGCGCCGTTCAGCAGCCGGCCCGTCATGGTCGAGAACTGCTGTCCCGCAGGATGTTCCGCGTGCTCCGGAGCCCCGGGATGCCCCGCATGGCCCGGGTGCGCCGCCGCCGAGAGCGGCGCACCGCAGTGGGCGCACCGGGAGTCCGCCCCGCTGTTGCGGTGCGAGCAGTACTGGCAGATCAGATGCGACAGAGTCAATGTCCGGTGATCACAATCGAGGAGATGGCGGTGGTGTTGACCGACGGCTCACCCTTGGACTCCAGGACCGTCAGCGTGATCTTCGATGCGCTCACCGCCGGTTTGATCTCTGTGGTGACCACGTTGCGCTGGTCCAGCGTCTGCTGGGTGTAGGTGGTGGCGTTGGCGTCGTCGAACCGATAGGACACCCGGCTCACGGTGCGATACTTGTTCCACTGGTCGGTGCCGTCCGAGCCGACGGCGTCGAACCCGGGCACGATCCCGATCGAATCGACCTGATAGGTCTTGCCGAGATCGATCGTCAGCACCTGGCCGTCGACCCGGTAGGCCCGCGGGCACCGCCACGCCTTGCCCGACTCACCGGAAAATGCCTCCATCGCGTCGGTGCCGCCCTGCGGGCAGTGCGCCTTCGCGGACTGCACCTGGATCGCCGCGGCGGCCGGGGTGGCCGGGGGCGCGGAGGTCTGCAGCGGGGTGCCGCCGGAGGCCTGCGTGACCACCACGTTCTGGCTGGAATTGTCCTCGCCGCCGGTGGTCACCAGGACCAGGATCAGCACCAGCACCAGCGCTCCGGCGACGGCCAGCGCCACCTTCGGTTTGCGCAGATGCACCACCGCGGTCTTGCCCAGCTCGCCGACGCTGGTCGGTTGCGAGGCGGCCGACTTCTGCTCCGGCGCGGGCGGTTTCGGCTCCGACCGGGTCTCGGCGGGTTCGCCCGAGGCACGCAAGCGGGACGCGGCCGCCTCGGAGTGGTCGGCGGTGAACTCCAGACCGGCCGAGGAGTCCGGCGGCTGTCCGTTCAGCAGCGCGAGAATCCGGTCACTGGCCTTCGGCCCGGAACTGGGACGCCGCCGAGCGGACTCGGGCGCCCCGGAGATCTCCGGACCGGCGAGGGACGCGGACGACGCCTCGGCCGAGTCGGTGTCGTCGGTGGCAAGCTCGTCGCCCAGAACCGCGGTGCCGGTCACGGATGCCGACGGCTCGCCGACCGCTGCCGCCCCGGTCGGTTCCAGCCCGGGATCGGCGAGCAGCGCGTCCAGGACCGCGCTACGGTGGCGAAGAAATACGTCTCCCGGATCCTCGGCGGGCATGGTCAGGATGGTATCCATACCCGCTACGGGCGCGGGCGGGCCGAGCTTCCCGTTGCTGAGAACAGCAGACGCCGGTCAGGAATTGCTTTCCGCGGTGATGAAATATTCGGGCGGCACGTCGAAAACCCGGGCCAGCGCGATAATCAGATCCAGCCGCGGAATGGCCTCGCCGTGGATCAACCGATACAGGCCCGACTGCGACACCGGTACATCCGGATAAGCCAGCTCCAAGTGCTGCGCCAGCGAGTACAGCGTCAACGACCGCGTCGAACCGTCCTCGGTCGACACCACCGATTCCGAGATCAGTTCCGACAATCGCCGGGAAAAGATCGCGGCCGCCGCCTGCCGCGGCGTGAGCGCGCCCTCCCCGTCCGGTTCGTGCCGTGCATCGCCTTCCGACTGGGAGTCCGCTACCACGCCGATAAACATTACCGACCCATTTCTTCCCGACCTACTTCGCCACGCCCTACCGACCGGTCACCTAGGGGCGGCACCGGCGGCACGGGGCCGTGCCCGTTCTCGGGCGGGACCACCCCGGGGCCGCCCGCCATCGGATTGTCGCCGGGATCCAGATAGTCCAGATACCGGGTCTCGCCGCGCGGCTCGATCAGATCCACCCGCACGGTGCGCATCGGGATACCGACATCGACGGCCGACGGGCTGACCTGATCGATGGCCAGATCCGCGGTGCGGCGGCGCGGCTGGCCCGGATCGCTGATCGTGACGGTGGTCGGCGCGGCCGAGGCGCGCGGCGGCACCTGGTCGAAGACCGTCACCATCGCCTGCGACTCCGGTTCGGCGCCGGGGGTGCCCGACTGCCCCTCGGGTACCAGCCGCAGCGACGCCGGATCCCCGACCGCCGCCACCAGCTGCTCCCACCGCTGCGGTCGCGCCGAGTACACCTCGACGTCGGCGCCGACCACCATCGCGCGCAGCACGATCTGTTGTGCCACAGGCAATTCGGCGCGCACGTCGATGGTGCGACGCTGCGGGTTGTACAGCGACGGATCGAACAGCGGCATGGCCAGCGTGTGCCGCGGCTGCCCGCTGATCGAGCCCAGGATCTGACCGTTCGGACCGATGGCCATGGTGAGCCCGTCGACGACCTCCTGGGAGGCGATGTCGCGGCCCTGCTCGTCGCTCGGCACGGCACGCACCGACGTACCGGTCGGCAGCGAGGCCAGCAGCGCGGCGGACTGCCGCCCGCCCAGCGGCAGCAGGTAGTCGACCGGCGCGCTGGTGACCGCCGGGCCGACGTAGCGCACCAGGCCGCGAGCGCCCACCGCGCCACCGGCCAGGCTCACCACCACGGTGGTGCGGCCGCGGTTCCACGACCAGCAGTCGTCCAGGCCGGTGTCGCCGAGCCGCGTCCAGTCGATCAGGAAGCTGCTGATGCTGCGGCTCGCCACCGAGGACTCCAGGTGGCCCCACTTCTCCCGCAGATCCGACAGTTCCACGCCCGCGTGCAGCAGCCGGGCCGCGCGCCAGAGCGCGTCGGCGGGCAGCGGCTGTGCGTTGACGCCCCGCTCCCGCAGCCGCCCCGCGATCCGATGCGCCGCGCTGGCCAGTGCCTTCGGCGCGACCTCCGCGCACGGCCCGCGGCGGGTCAGCGCCTCGAGGTTGCGCTCCTGATCCAGGCGGACCACCAGCCACGACATCCGATTGCCGACCACCGGGTGCGAGCCGAGCAACTGGTCGTAGAGCATGCTGTAGCTGCCGCCCGGCCGGACTCGCTGACCGGTGGTCACGATGTCGATGTCCACGGCGATGCCGTACTGGTCCAGCAGCGGCATCAGGGCCTCGGCGCTGATGGTGTCCTCGGTGTAGATGGTCTGTTCGGCGATGACCGTCGGCAGGTCCAGATCCGGCGCCAGCTGGATCATCGCGACCAGCGTCGTGCCGTCCTCGTGCACGCCGCACACCCCGGCCGCGACCTGGACATCGGTCA from Nocardia wallacei carries:
- a CDS encoding discoidin domain-containing protein; this encodes MDTILTMPAEDPGDVFLRHRSAVLDALLADPGLEPTGAAAVGEPSASVTGTAVLGDELATDDTDSAEASSASLAGPEISGAPESARRRPSSGPKASDRILALLNGQPPDSSAGLEFTADHSEAAASRLRASGEPAETRSEPKPPAPEQKSAASQPTSVGELGKTAVVHLRKPKVALAVAGALVLVLILVLVTTGGEDNSSQNVVVTQASGGTPLQTSAPPATPAAAAIQVQSAKAHCPQGGTDAMEAFSGESGKAWRCPRAYRVDGQVLTIDLGKTYQVDSIGIVPGFDAVGSDGTDQWNKYRTVSRVSYRFDDANATTYTQQTLDQRNVVTTEIKPAVSASKITLTVLESKGEPSVNTTAISSIVITGH
- a CDS encoding helix-turn-helix domain-containing protein, with the protein product MVADSQSEGDARHEPDGEGALTPRQAAAAIFSRRLSELISESVVSTEDGSTRSLTLYSLAQHLELAYPDVPVSQSGLYRLIHGEAIPRLDLIIALARVFDVPPEYFITAESNS
- the eccE gene encoding type VII secretion protein EccE, translated to MSFPSVRVGGVERGPFAVLTVGGGPVLAGMSAHTPWWVLGVVVCVLVAAVTVRFGHRTAVRWLLDWMAFRVGRESRARERSRPWEVTDVQVAAGVCGVHEDGTTLVAMIQLAPDLDLPTVIAEQTIYTEDTISAEALMPLLDQYGIAVDIDIVTTGQRVRPGGSYSMLYDQLLGSHPVVGNRMSWLVVRLDQERNLEALTRRGPCAEVAPKALASAAHRIAGRLRERGVNAQPLPADALWRAARLLHAGVELSDLREKWGHLESSVASRSISSFLIDWTRLGDTGLDDCWSWNRGRTTVVVSLAGGAVGARGLVRYVGPAVTSAPVDYLLPLGGRQSAALLASLPTGTSVRAVPSDEQGRDIASQEVVDGLTMAIGPNGQILGSISGQPRHTLAMPLFDPSLYNPQRRTIDVRAELPVAQQIVLRAMVVGADVEVYSARPQRWEQLVAAVGDPASLRLVPEGQSGTPGAEPESQAMVTVFDQVPPRASAAPTTVTISDPGQPRRRTADLAIDQVSPSAVDVGIPMRTVRVDLIEPRGETRYLDYLDPGDNPMAGGPGVVPPENGHGPVPPVPPLGDRSVGRGEVGREEMGR